A portion of the uncultured Draconibacterium sp. genome contains these proteins:
- a CDS encoding tyrosine-type recombinase/integrase, whose protein sequence is MKKLTESLVIAKAMREWEKIYLPEIRALSPHTLRSYHKAITLYAIFLKDAKSANFGNLSGDFFSTANIQEWMLWLKSERSCSNSTCNQRLAGLKNFLKFLSKKDIRFIQLWMEAREVKQMRYVKPAQVEITQEAIKTLFNVINLKTKIGKRDFTLFYLIYSIGARIDEVLSLKISDIYLTQPNGKNYIAVLGKGAKRRSPSILKEVSKVLKGYIEMFHGKKLNPWDLLFFVYYDGRKKKLTQEAVNKRLKIYAQKAHCINPEVPENLHCHQLRHARASHWLEQHLNIVAIQRLMGHANINTTMRYIFVSTEQKNQALATLEDDVMKDTGKKWKNIRKKKDLLEYLGLNE, encoded by the coding sequence ATGAAGAAACTAACTGAATCTTTAGTCATCGCAAAGGCAATGCGTGAGTGGGAGAAGATATATCTTCCTGAAATAAGGGCTCTGAGTCCTCATACTCTGCGGTCATATCATAAAGCCATTACCCTGTACGCTATCTTCCTTAAAGATGCCAAGTCAGCCAATTTTGGCAACCTCTCAGGTGATTTTTTTTCAACTGCTAATATCCAGGAATGGATGTTGTGGTTAAAGAGCGAAAGAAGTTGCTCCAACTCCACTTGTAATCAACGGCTAGCCGGGTTGAAGAACTTCCTTAAGTTCTTGAGTAAAAAGGATATCCGCTTTATTCAATTATGGATGGAGGCCCGGGAAGTTAAGCAGATGCGATATGTCAAGCCGGCACAGGTGGAAATAACACAAGAGGCCATTAAAACTCTTTTTAATGTCATCAATCTCAAAACCAAAATCGGGAAACGTGATTTTACGCTATTTTACCTGATTTACAGTATTGGTGCTCGTATTGACGAAGTGCTATCGTTAAAAATATCAGACATCTATTTAACTCAGCCAAATGGTAAAAACTATATTGCAGTACTGGGTAAGGGAGCAAAAAGAAGGTCACCATCAATACTTAAAGAGGTCTCTAAAGTCCTAAAGGGTTACATTGAGATGTTCCACGGCAAAAAACTTAATCCCTGGGATCTTTTATTCTTCGTTTATTATGACGGCAGGAAAAAGAAACTCACCCAGGAGGCTGTAAATAAGCGTCTAAAAATATATGCGCAAAAGGCACATTGTATTAATCCCGAAGTGCCCGAGAATTTACACTGCCACCAGCTACGCCATGCACGGGCCAGTCATTGGCTGGAGCAACATCTCAATATCGTAGCCATCCAAAGATTGATGGGGCATGCTAATATAAATACGACAATGCGCTATATTTTTGTCTCTACTGAGCAAAAGAATCAGGCTTTGGCAACGCTTGAGGATGATGTTATGAAGGATACCGGTAAAAAGTGGAAAAACATCCGAAAAAAGAAGGACTTGCTGGAATATCTTGGCCTTAACGAATAA
- a CDS encoding tyrosine-type recombinase/integrase, translated as MKTIEELTDIYLDYHRSKGKKLGYQSFLPLRTFTSFCVNKKKILYMSQKLVDEWCVKRPGETELSHNARAGCIRQFLRYTNSCGYTSLMLPALIQISSSKKVVSETELPLVKTFVSGMMDKYIFYLKTSNHLSRFTHKTLIRFNKYCASIEPDADILTDDIVNGWCGKRPFEQCKSRNLRIRPIRKFLKYTNKHGWTNVLIPENLPNEKSTYTPHGFNQGELNAFFHSTATIKLVGCQNELIFKLRRMQVPVYFRLLYSTGMRTNEALMLKCKDVDLTNGIINIAHTKGLDQHRVALHITMWNLLKQYNDAMERLMPGRKIFFPDRNDNFHGIAWHSNHFRNIWKTISNEPARAYDLRSFYAVTNINSWDYDGTEWFDKLLFLSHSMGHRRIESTCYYYQLVPLFFNQLEELTGQALHELLPNLTNFFDYEETN; from the coding sequence ATGAAAACAATTGAAGAACTGACTGATATCTATTTGGACTATCATAGATCTAAAGGAAAGAAATTAGGGTATCAGAGCTTCCTGCCGTTAAGAACGTTTACCAGTTTCTGTGTGAATAAAAAGAAGATTCTGTATATGTCGCAGAAGTTGGTTGATGAATGGTGTGTTAAACGTCCGGGAGAGACAGAACTCTCGCACAACGCACGAGCCGGTTGTATCCGGCAATTTCTTAGGTACACTAACAGTTGTGGCTATACGTCCTTAATGCTACCGGCACTAATTCAAATCTCCAGTTCGAAGAAGGTTGTCTCAGAAACGGAGCTTCCTTTGGTTAAAACGTTCGTATCTGGGATGATGGATAAATACATCTTTTACCTGAAAACATCAAATCATCTTTCAAGATTTACTCATAAAACTCTGATACGCTTTAACAAATACTGCGCATCAATTGAACCAGATGCAGATATACTCACTGATGATATTGTCAATGGATGGTGCGGCAAAAGGCCTTTTGAACAATGCAAATCACGAAATTTACGGATAAGGCCGATACGCAAGTTCTTAAAATATACCAATAAACATGGATGGACAAATGTCTTGATACCGGAAAACTTGCCTAACGAAAAATCCACATATACTCCTCATGGATTTAATCAGGGTGAATTAAATGCTTTTTTTCATTCCACCGCTACAATTAAGCTTGTTGGGTGCCAAAACGAATTGATATTTAAGCTTAGGAGAATGCAAGTTCCTGTATACTTCCGGTTGCTTTACAGTACCGGTATGAGAACAAACGAGGCTCTGATGCTCAAATGTAAAGATGTTGATCTTACAAATGGCATAATCAATATTGCCCATACTAAAGGTCTTGATCAACACAGAGTGGCTTTGCATATAACCATGTGGAACTTGTTAAAACAATATAATGATGCAATGGAACGACTTATGCCAGGTAGGAAAATATTTTTTCCAGATAGAAATGATAACTTCCATGGGATTGCATGGCATTCAAATCACTTTAGAAATATCTGGAAAACCATATCCAATGAACCTGCACGGGCTTACGACCTACGTAGCTTTTACGCTGTAACCAACATTAATAGTTGGGATTATGATGGTACGGAGTGGTTTGACAAGCTACTCTTTCTCAGCCACTCAATGGGGCATCGAAGAATCGAAAGTACCTGTTATTACTATCAACTTGTTCCTTTGTTCTTTAACCAATTAGAAGAACTGACAGGACAAGCTCTTCATGAACTGTTACCAAATCTTACAAACTTTTTTGATTATGAAGAAACTAACTGA